The Mycolicibacterium duvalii DNA window GGGTTGCGCATCGCGTAGAAGTTGGTGATCTTGCCGTCGAGCACCTCGAAGGTGACCACGCCCTCCAGGCTCTCCCCGAGGTAGAGCACCAGCGCCGGGGCGCTGTTGTAGATCGCCGGCTGCACCCGACCCTGGTCGCCGGCCAGCCGCACGAAGCCCATGACGAGCCGCGCGACGCGGTCGGCCCCCGCGACGGGTCGACGCGCCGCGGAGACCTTGCCGTCGCTGTCGGCGGTCCACACCACATCGGGCGCCAGCATCGCGAGCAGGCCGTCCAGGTCGCCGGTCGCGGCCGCGGTGAAGAACTGCGTGGTGATCTCGGTGGAGACCTTCGCGTCCACGGGCTCGAACCGTCTGCGGCGCGCCTGGACGTGTTCGCGGGCACGGTGGGCGAGCTGGCGGACCGCGGCGCTGGACTTGCCGATGGTCGACCCGATCTCGTCGTAGCCGAATCCGAACACCTCTCGCAACACGAACACCGCTCGCTCGTCCGGGCTCAGCGTCTCGAGCACCACCAGCATCGCCATCGACACCGACTCCGCCAGCAGCACATCGGCCGACGGGTCGTGGTCGGTGAGCAATGGTTCGGGCAGCCACGGCCCGACGTACTCCTCCCGCCGGCGCGACTGTGCGCGTAGCGCGTTGAGGGACTGGCGGGTGACCAGCCGGGCCAGGTAGGCCTTGGTGTCGGCGACCGTCGACAGATCCACCTCGGCCCAGCGCAGGTAGCTGTCCTGCAACACATCGTCGGATTCAGTCGCGCTGCCCAGGATTTCGTAGGCGATCGTGAACAGCAGAGGACGCAGATGGGTGAACCGCTCAGCGTGTTCGTCGTCGCGCGGCAGGCTCATGAGACGGCCGCCGCGACCTGCCCGGCCCGGTCCGGTCCGGGCCGCAGCGCGTAGGTGCCCGGCTGTTCGGCCTCGGCAGCCAGCCATTTCAGCGTGTACCGGCACACCTGTTCCTTGATCAGCGCCCCGGCGCGGCCGCCGATGTAGAGCGGCAGCGGGGTGTCGTCCTTGCGCTGGATCTGCAGGGTGCCGCCGCGCCGGCCCACGCTGATGCACTGTGCCGACATGGGCACCGAGGCCTCGGCCGGCCGCGTTCCGGCGATACGGGCCAGCACGGTCTCGGCGGCGTGCGCCCCCAGCGGCAGACTGGCCTGGCAGCTCATCCGGTACGGCAGTGCCGACGGGGCGGCGGCGTCGCCGGCAGCGACGATGTGGTCGTCATCGACACTGGTCAACGTCTCGTCGGTGACGAGTCGGCCGAGCGCATCGGTGGTCAGGCCGCTTGCGGCCGCCAGCCCCGGCACGCCGAAGCCCGCGGTCCACACGGTCACGGCACTGGGCAGGCGGCGGCCGTCGGCCAGCGTCACGTGGTCGTCGCTCACCGATGCGACGGTCTGTTCGATCATCCGGACACCGAGCTTGCGCAGTTGCCTGACTACCGAACGCCGGCCCGGTGCGCTCAGCGACGGGCCGACCGCGGTGGCGACGAGGGTGACCTCGCGCCCTGCCCCGGCGAACTCCGCGGCGGCCTCGATGCCGGTCAAGCCACCGCCCACCACCACCATCGGCGCGGTGTCGGCGACGTCGTCCAGCCGCGCCCGCAGCCGCTGCGCCTGCTCCAATTCACTGATCGGATAGACGAATTCACCGCCCGGGAGCGACTGGGCCACCGCGCCGGTGCTGCCGATCGCGTACAGCAGGTAGTCGTAGGCGACAGCGTCGCCGGAGGCCAGCTCGACCCGCCGGTTGGGCGCGTCGATCGCGGTGGCCGTGTCGACCACCAGGGTGACGGCCGGGTGCAGGACGGTCCCGAAGTCGGCGACGGCGTCGTCGTTGCCCGCCGCCAACTGGTGCAGCCGGATTCGTTCGACGAACTGCCGGCGGGGATTGACCAGGGTGACGTCCGCGTGCGGGGCGAGCCGGTTGGCGGCCATCACGCCGGCATAACCGCCGCCGACGACGACGACGCGGGGCTGGTGGTTCATGGCGATCTCCTCGGGTCATCCGGCGGGCTGATCCGCCGGTCTGCCCCCAAGACACCGCGCACGTCCAGAGTGTGACACCTCGCCGTCGATTGTGTCGCAGGTCACTGCCGACTGAGGGTGCGCGGAACCGAGAATGCGGTCAGCTTGTCCGGATTGCGCACGCCGTAGAGGTTGGTGATGTGCCCGTCGCACTCGATCAGGAGAAGACCCTCGAACGCGTTACCGCGATGAATGGCGAGCGCGGGCATAAAGTTGCATGTCGTGACCTCGAGACGGGCGTCGGGCGTATGGCCGACGAAATGGAAGAACTTCCGCAACAGCGCCGCCACCTTCCGGTCACCGACGATCGGCCGGCGCGCTGCGGTGGCCTTGCCGCCGCTGTCGGCGGTGAACGTGACGTCGGGTGCCAGCATCGAGACCAAACCCTCCACCTCGCCGGTCCGCGCGGCGCGCAGGAACTGGTCGGTGACCTGGGTGGTCCACGCGCCGTCGGCGGGTCCGAAGCGTCGGCGTCGCGCGTGCACATGTCCCCGGGCGCGGTGGGCCAGTTGGCGCACCGCCGCCACGGACTTGCCCACCGCACCGGCGATCTCATCGTGGTCGAAGTCGAAGACCTCGCGCAACACGAACACCGCGCGCTCGTCGGGCGTCAGCGTCTCCAAAACCACCAGCATCGCGATCGACACCGACTCGGCCAACACCACGTCGCTCGCGGCGTCCGTGTCGTCGAGCTGCAACGGCTCGGGCAGCCATGGGCCCACGTACTGCTCGCGGCGCCGGGTTCGGGCGCGCAACGCATTGAGTGCCTCGCGGGTCACCAGCTGCGACAGATAGGACTTGCTGTCACGCACCGTCGACAGGTCCACGTCGGCCCAGCGCAGATAGCTGTCCTGCAGCACGTCGTCGGATTCTGTTGCCGATCCGAGGATCTCGTAGGCGATCGTGAACAGCAGCGGCCGCAGGTAGGTGAAGTGCTCGGCACGTGGGTCCTGCGGGGACGTCACGAGCTGCCCGCGGTGACCCAGTCGGCGGACTCGGGCCTGCGGGCCTGCTGACGCAGCCCCCAGAGCGTGCCCTTGCACACCGCTTCTTTGAACGCCGCCGCGAGACGACCGCCGAGGTACAGATTGAGTGGGGTCTCGTCGCTGCGACCGAACTGCAGGATGCCGCCGCGGCGGCCCACACTGGTGCACGAGTTGCCGAGGAACCTGCTCCTCGCCGCTACCGGTTGGGTCCCCGCGATCCGCCGCAACACGGTGTCGGCGGCCTGCGGGCCCAGTTGCGACGCCGATGCGCAACACATGCGCAGCGGCCCGGTCGACGGCGCGGCGCAGTCACCGGCCGCGACGATGCGGCAATCGTCCACGCTGGTCAGGGTCTCATCTGTGCGGAGGCGACCGATAGTGTCGGTGGACAATCCGCTGGCCGCGGCCAGTTGGGGGACCGCGAAGCCGGCGGCCCACACGGTGACGGCGGTCGGACGTACGGCTCCATCGGCGAACACCACCGCGTCGGGACGGACCGCGACGACTGTGTCAGCGGCGAGCACCACCACGCCGAGCCGCGCCAACGCCCTACCGACCGAGCGTCGCCCGCGCTCCGACAATGCCGGGCCGAGTTGCCCACCGCACACCAACGTCACGTGACGGCCCTGCTCGGCCAGCTCGGCAGCGACCTCGATGCCGGTCAGCCCGCCGCCGACGACGGTCACCGGTGCGTCCGGACCCAGCGTGTCGAGCCGCTCGCGCAGCCGCTGCGCGTGCTCCAGTTCCGCGACCGGGTAAGCGAATTCACCGACGCCGGGCACCGACGGCGGTGCCGCTGCGGTACTGCCGACCGCATAGACGAGATAGTCGTAATCCAGGGCAGGGCCCGACGCCAGGTGCACCGCGCGCGCCCGCCAGTCGATGCGCGTCGCGGTGTCGACGACCAGTCGGACGCCCTCGCTCAGCAGGGTCCGGTAGTCGACGGCGGCGTCATATTCGCCGGCCGCCACCTGGTGCAGCCGGATCCGCTCGACGAATGCGGGGCGGGCGTTGAGCAGCGTGACGTCGGGCATCGGCCAGTCGCCGCGCATCCGCAGTCGATTGGCCGCCAGAGTTCCGGAATAGCCGCCGCCGATGACGACGACCTTGGGAGGGGTGTTGTTCTCGGTCATGCCCTCTTGGACACCGACCGCCCACCGATCGTGACAGATTGTGAGCTAGGTCACTACACTACGCCGAGCGCCAGCATCGCGTCGGCCACCCGGATGAACCCGGCGATGTTGGCGCCGACCACATAGTTGCCGGGCTGGCCGTACTCGTCGGCGGTGACCAGGCAGCGGTTGTGGATGCGGCGCATGATCTGCTCGAGGCGCATCTCGGTGTCGGCGAAGGTCCACGAGTCGCGCGAGGCGTTCTGCTGCATCTCCAGCGCACTGGTCGCCACGCCACCGGCGTTGGCGGCCTTGCCCGGCGCGAAGATCACCCCGGCATCGGAGAACTGCTTGATCGCGTTCGGCGAGCACGGCATGTTCGCGCCCTCGGCAACGACGCGGCACCCGTTCTTGATCAGCGCGGCGGCTTCGTCACCGTTGATCTCGTTCTGCGTGGCGCACGGAATCGCGATGTCGCACGGGACTTCCCAGACGTTGCGGTTCTCGACCAGCGACGCGGTGCTGCCGCGCATGTCGGCGTAGTCCGACATCCGGCCCCGGCGCACCTCTTTGATCTCCTTGAGCAGCGTCAGGTCGATGCCGTTCTCGTCGACCACGTAACCGCTGGAGTCCGAGCAGGCCACCACTCTGCCGCCGAGTTCGTGGATCTTCTCGATCGCGTAGATCGCGACGTTGCCCGACCCGGACACCACGACCTTCTTGTCCTCGAAGCTGTCCC harbors:
- a CDS encoding NAD(P)/FAD-dependent oxidoreductase; translated protein: MNHQPRVVVVGGGYAGVMAANRLAPHADVTLVNPRRQFVERIRLHQLAAGNDDAVADFGTVLHPAVTLVVDTATAIDAPNRRVELASGDAVAYDYLLYAIGSTGAVAQSLPGGEFVYPISELEQAQRLRARLDDVADTAPMVVVGGGLTGIEAAAEFAGAGREVTLVATAVGPSLSAPGRRSVVRQLRKLGVRMIEQTVASVSDDHVTLADGRRLPSAVTVWTAGFGVPGLAAASGLTTDALGRLVTDETLTSVDDDHIVAAGDAAAPSALPYRMSCQASLPLGAHAAETVLARIAGTRPAEASVPMSAQCISVGRRGGTLQIQRKDDTPLPLYIGGRAGALIKEQVCRYTLKWLAAEAEQPGTYALRPGPDRAGQVAAAVS
- the sigJ gene encoding RNA polymerase sigma factor SigJ, encoding MTSPQDPRAEHFTYLRPLLFTIAYEILGSATESDDVLQDSYLRWADVDLSTVRDSKSYLSQLVTREALNALRARTRRREQYVGPWLPEPLQLDDTDAASDVVLAESVSIAMLVVLETLTPDERAVFVLREVFDFDHDEIAGAVGKSVAAVRQLAHRARGHVHARRRRFGPADGAWTTQVTDQFLRAARTGEVEGLVSMLAPDVTFTADSGGKATAARRPIVGDRKVAALLRKFFHFVGHTPDARLEVTTCNFMPALAIHRGNAFEGLLLIECDGHITNLYGVRNPDKLTAFSVPRTLSRQ
- a CDS encoding NAD(P)/FAD-dependent oxidoreductase, encoding MTENNTPPKVVVIGGGYSGTLAANRLRMRGDWPMPDVTLLNARPAFVERIRLHQVAAGEYDAAVDYRTLLSEGVRLVVDTATRIDWRARAVHLASGPALDYDYLVYAVGSTAAAPPSVPGVGEFAYPVAELEHAQRLRERLDTLGPDAPVTVVGGGLTGIEVAAELAEQGRHVTLVCGGQLGPALSERGRRSVGRALARLGVVVLAADTVVAVRPDAVVFADGAVRPTAVTVWAAGFAVPQLAAASGLSTDTIGRLRTDETLTSVDDCRIVAAGDCAAPSTGPLRMCCASASQLGPQAADTVLRRIAGTQPVAARSRFLGNSCTSVGRRGGILQFGRSDETPLNLYLGGRLAAAFKEAVCKGTLWGLRQQARRPESADWVTAGSS
- a CDS encoding RNA polymerase sigma-70 factor gives rise to the protein MSLPRDDEHAERFTHLRPLLFTIAYEILGSATESDDVLQDSYLRWAEVDLSTVADTKAYLARLVTRQSLNALRAQSRRREEYVGPWLPEPLLTDHDPSADVLLAESVSMAMLVVLETLSPDERAVFVLREVFGFGYDEIGSTIGKSSAAVRQLAHRAREHVQARRRRFEPVDAKVSTEITTQFFTAAATGDLDGLLAMLAPDVVWTADSDGKVSAARRPVAGADRVARLVMGFVRLAGDQGRVQPAIYNSAPALVLYLGESLEGVVTFEVLDGKITNFYAMRNPDKLASVTVPRTIGR